One window of the Buchnera aphidicola (Meitanaphis flavogallis) genome contains the following:
- the fdx gene encoding ISC system 2Fe-2S type ferredoxin: MPKITFLPHKILLPKGGVFHAKQGETILDVALKNNINIEHACNKACVCTTCHCFVKKGYFSLSICQEEEEDILDKAWGVQLDSRLSCQAKIMNQDIEIEIPVYTINQF; the protein is encoded by the coding sequence ATGCCAAAAATTACATTTTTACCTCACAAAATATTACTACCAAAAGGTGGAGTTTTTCATGCTAAGCAAGGAGAAACCATTTTAGATGTCGCATTAAAAAATAACATCAACATTGAACATGCTTGTAATAAAGCATGTGTATGCACTACATGTCATTGTTTTGTAAAAAAAGGATATTTCTCTTTATCTATTTGTCAAGAAGAAGAAGAAGATATACTTGATAAAGCATGGGGAGTTCAATTAGATAGTCGACTTAGTTGTCAAGCTAAAATTATGAATCAAGATATAGAAATCGAAATTCCTGTATATACTATAAATCAATTTTAA